ATGGATAAGGGATGATTAATTAAATTGATTTTTAAAAACAAGCTAAACAGGGGAATAAGTGCGGAATGCACTGGAATCATCAAGCCCACCATGAATAAGCCGAGGACTGGCTTTTTCAATTTCCATTTCATACGTGTGATGGCAAAGGTGGCCAAACTGGCCAGGAAAACGGTTAACACAACAGAGACCACTGTAATCCAAACACTGTTGAAAAAATAAACGCCAATATTCCCTTCTGTCCATACTTTGACATAATTCTCCCATTTCGGATCTTCCGGCAGGGCAAAGGGGGGCAAATGGAAAACTTCCTGATTATTCTTTAAGGAAAAAAAGAATAGCCAGACTAAAGGGAGAACCTGAACAACTGCTACGAAGACCAACATCACATATAAAAGACCGAGCCCCAACCGTTTCCAGTACAGCTGAGTCCGCGAAGATGCCATTTCCTGTTTCAACGCTTTCCCCTCCCATATTTACGAATACTGGGTTTCTTCATCGGATGCGGATAATTTCCGAATCAGCCAAGTCAGTACCAGGCACATCAACAATAAGAAGAAACCAATCGCACTTCCATATCCAAAATCCAAACGGTTAAACGCTTGGTTGTACATATAAGAGGCTACAACCTCACTGGCTCCGTTTGGTCCTCCTCCTGTCATCACATAAATCAAGTCAAAATATTTCAGTGACCCAATAACGGCTAAAATCACGGTCACTTTAATTACGCCGGCAATCAAAGGAATTTTTATTTTGAGAGCAATTTGCAACGGGTTGGCCCCATCGATCCGGGCTGCTTCTATCAGAGAGGAAGGAATATTTTTCAATGCAGCATAGTAAATCAAAATGTAAAATCCGGCATATTGCCATAAGATTGGAATAAAAATGGCATACAAGACCAGTGAAGGATTAGCCAGCCACTCTGGCGTATTGTCTATGCCCAGAGAAGCAAGAAAACGATTAAGTACTCCATTGGTTGGATGATAGATCTTCAGCCACAGCTGGGCAATGGCCACCGAAGACAACAGCATGGGAATTAAATATATCTTTCTCAACAGATTTGCACCCTTAATTTGTCCGGCAAGAACGAGGGCAACAAGCAGGTATCCAATCAAGCTCAGCACTGAAAATAAAGCCAGCAAAAAGGAATGCCGTACACTCGTCCAAAACATGGGATCCTTAATTAATTTGGCATAATTGGTTAAACCAATAAACTCCATGCTACCAATGCCATTCCACTTCATTAACCCGTAATAGCCTGTCATCACAATGGGGATATAGACAAGGGCCAAAATGAGTGTCAGTGCTGGCAGGACATATATGGCAATTATTTTTTTGTTTGACATCACTTTCTCCATCGCAGTTCAGCTCCCTATCTGGTGGTGCAGTGAAAAAGGACATATGTAACAGCATATGTCCTTTTTCGGTTGGGCCTATTGCATGTTATTCCTCTTGGGCTAACGCTTCTTCATGCTGTTTGGCATATTCTTCGGGTGTCACTTCCAGCCCAAACAACGATTGAATCAGATTCAAATGGGTATCGGCTACCCCGGGACTCATTTGCACGTCGGCAAACAAAGTGATATTTTCTGCCTGATTCAGCTCATTCAAAACATCAATATAAAGCTGGGGCAAATCCATTTGGGACGTGTCTACTTTTGTCGCAGGGATGACACCTGCCTCTGTTACTGACTGTTCTCCCCATTTTTCAACAAAAAATCTCACAAACTTTTTGGCTTCTTCCTTCACCTGGGAATTCTCTGCAACGAATAAGCCGACACCAGGCCCACCAACCCAGCTGTTCACGTTCCCATTTCCACCTTCTACCAAGGGGAATTTTAAGAACCCGACACTATCCCTGAATGAATGGGGGACAGATTCATTTGTCGTATAGTCAGGCAGCTCCCACGTTCCCATTAAGTACATCGCTGCTTGTTCATTGATAAACTCCGATTTGGCTTCATCATTTGCTAACCCGTTAAACCCGCGCACAAAGGCATTCATTTGAACCAACTCTTGAACTTTTTCGGCTGCTTCAACCAGAGCTGGATCTTCAAAAGATCCGCTGCGGTTGATGGCTTTATTCAACACTTCAGGTCCACCGATGCGATCAGCCAGATACATATACCATAAAGATCCTGTCCAACGGTCCCTGTTCCCCAATGCGACAGGGGCTATCCCATTTTCAGCAAGCGTCTGAACAACATGTTTGAAATCCTCGTAAGTTTCTGGCTCCTCCAGTCCATACTGGTCAAAAATGGCCTTATTATAATATAAAGGTACAATGTTAAGTTCCAAAGGCAAGGCATAGGTATGCTCACCAACAGCATAAGCTTCTGTCGTCCCAGGAACAAACATATCCTTTAACCCTTCGGCCAGGATATCATCGAGCGGCGCAAACAGATTTCCCTCAACGTACGGCTTCAGAAATCCGGCTGCCCATGTCATGCCTATATCCGGTAACTGGTTGGAAGCAGATAGTACTTTTAATTTATCTTTGTACTGTTCATTTTCCAGTACTTCCTGGACAATTGTCACATGGGGGTTTTCTTGTTGGTACTGGTCAATAATATCATTAACGATCATATTATGTTGTTTTGAACTCCCTTGCGGCCATAAATGCATAAAATGAATGGTGATACTTCCGTCTGAACCAGACCCTTCTTCGGTAGCGCTTCCATTTTCAACAGCATTTTCACTATTACCCGAACACCCCGCAAGTAACGCCACTAAAACGCTCAGAAACAAGACCAGCTTTGACCAACGGATCATCAACATGTAATGCCCTCCTTTTTGGTGATCACTCTACAGCAAAAAGATAATTAGTTTGTTTATCAAACAAATTATCTTTTCAATTTTTAATATAAGTAATCGTTTGATAGCTGTCAATATAGTAATTCATTTTAGCCTTCAAAAACGTAAAATATTTTGAAACCTCAAAAGGGGAAGCAAAGCCGTCCCCTCTTGGCTTTGTCAATTTTCCCCTTCTTATTATCCTCAGTTTTTCCTGCCATCGTTATGGATCGTTCCATGTTGCCACAGCATCTCTGACCCCATTCCCGTCAGCATCATCATTCACCTGAAAATCAAAGCCTATAACGGTGCCTTCTTCCGGCTGAATGGCATCTAAGCGGATCGCAGCCTCGACGATATAACCTCCCTCAACGATCTTTGTCGCTGTGATAAACTTATCAGCACGGCGGCTCCCCCAAAACTTTGCTCATTGTTAAAGATGTAACCCAATCTCCGCTCATTATTTTATAATCATATTTAGAATTTAATTTAACTAGAATGGGGAGAGACCAATGGAGTTAACCGGATTTATGGGTGTCTTGTTTCGCATCTGCGAATGGATTATGAGATTGGCGTATGCTCAGTTATTATGGCTGATATTCACCCTTGCCGGTTTAGGCGTTTTGGGCTTTTTTCCTGCTACTGCCGCTTTGTTTTCTGTCACACGCAAATGGATAATGAAACAAACGGAAATCCCAATCTTTAAACATTTTTGGCAGATCTACAAAAATGATTTTTTCACGGCCAATGCCGTTGGATATATTATGGGAATTATCGGGTTTGCCTTGTATTTCTATCTATTTTTGTTTCAGAGTATGGAAGGGTCCTTAAGCATCATTTTGACGGTGTTAACCATCATGCTGGGTATCATTTATCTTATGACCTTACTGTTTATCATGCCGGTCTTCGTTCATTACGATTTAAAAGTTTTGCAGTTTGTTAAATACGCCTTTATCATCGCTGTGTCCAGTCCGCTTCATGCCGTGCTGATGGCAGCTGCAGTAGCAGCTGTGTACTATCTGCTAACCGTTTTTCACGGCCTGATTCCATTTTTCAGTATGAGTGTGTTGAGCTATTTGCTCATGTGGATCGCCATGCTGTCTTTTGACAGGCTTCGAAACAAACAAGAAAATAAAAATGCATAATCAAAGCCCCGAATGCATGATCAGCACAGCATTCCGGGGCTTGTTATTTTTCTAATAAAATATCACATCATTGTCTTAACGCAACCGCCAAGCCATGTCGTTCAGCCTTAGTTCATGGCGCAGTTTTAAAGGTTGTGTCTGTTTATCTATGATCACATATTCGATTCCCGCCATCTCAGCCCAGTCAACCAGTTGTTCTGTCGTCACGGCAAAAGAGAAGCAGGTATGATGAGCACCACCAGCCAAAATCCATGCTTCGGCAGATTCATGGAACGACGGGTGGGGCTTCCACAATATTCTGGCCACAGGAAGTTTGGGCATCGCTTTCCCCGGATTGACGGCATCCACTTCATTAATGACTAGCCGGAAACGGTGGCCCAAATCAATAAGGGATGCATTCACTGCCGGCCCTTCTCTTCCATCAAAGACAAGGCGTGCAGGATCTTCCTTGCCCCCTATGGACAAAGGATGGACTTCGAGCCTGGGACGGTGTCCGGCAATGGTTGGGCACACTTCAAGCATATGGGCGCCAAGCACAAGCTCATGTCCGGGTTCTAAGTGATAGGTATAATCCTCCATAAAAGAGGTCCCCTCACCTGCCCCAATGATTTTCATGATGCGAACCAAAGCTGCCGTTTTCCAATCCCCTTCGGCGCCGAATCCGTAACCAGCAGCCATCAATCTCTGAACGGCAAGGCCTGGGAGCTGTTTTAAACCATGCAAATCCTCAAAGGTTGTGGTAAAGGCCTGAAAATTTCCTTCCTCTAAAAAGGCTTTCAGTCCAAGCTCAATCCGGGCCTGTTCACGAATCGCTTCCCGGACCGACCCTTCTCTCTGCCCTTCGGGAACAATATCATACAATGTTTCATATTCATCCAGCAATTGATTGACCTCAGCTGCGGATACATCTTTGATGCGGGCCACAAGATCCCCTACGCCATAACCATTAACCGACCAGCCAAATTGTACCTGGGCTTCTACCTTATCCCCTTCAGTCACGGCCACTTCCCGCATGTTGTCCCCAAACCGGGCCACTTTGAGATGTCGTCCTTCTGTAAAAGCGACAGCTGTACGCATCCACGCACCAAGACGGCTGCGGACTTGAGCGTCCTCCCAATAGCCGACAACGACTTTGCGGGCCATACCCATCCGGGCACCGATAAAACCATATTCACGGTCACCATGGGCCGCTTGGTTCAAATTCATGAAATCCATGTCAATATTGTCCCAGGGAATGTCCCGGTTAAATTGGGTGTGCAGGTGCAACAACGGCTTCTTTAACTCATTGAGACCAGCTATCCACATCTTGGCAGGAGAAAACGTATGCATCCAAGTGATCAGCCCTGCGCAAGTCTCATCGGCATTGGCCTCCACACATAAGCGGTGTATGGCATCAGGCGTGGTTAACACAGGCTTAAACACAAGCTTAAAAGGAATCTGCGGATCTTGGTTTAATCCTTCTACGATCAACCGGGAATGGGCCTCAACCTCTTCAAGCGCCTCCGGTCCGTACAAATGCTGGCTTCCGGTTACAAACCAGAATTCATATGGTTTTGATTCAAGCATGTCTTATCCTCCCATCATTCCTTATTGGTGCATTCATTTTAAATTATCTGTCAATTCCCTTGCCAAACTTCCTCTTTAATGGCCTTCAGCCGTTTCATCACCTGATTTTCACCACGGCCGAAATAATCATGCAGCCTGTTGTATTCCTGATATAACTTTTCATAGACAGCCACATGTTCAGGAACAGGCTTATATGTCTCTTCCCGCACCCTGGCCATTTTTTGGGCTGCTTCAACAATAGAGGCATAGCCTCCCTTTTCTTTACCCGCAGCCACCGCCCCAAACATAGCGGCTCCCACAGCAGGTGTTTGCTTAGACGCGGCGACCTTGATTTCCCTGTTGGTGACATCAGCATAGATTTGCATAAGCAGGCTGTTCTTTTGGGGAAGACCGCCACAAGCATAAAGCTCGTTCACAGAAACACCTTTCGCTTGGAAGGCATCAATAATTTTACGGGTGCCAAAAGCAGTGGCTTCCAGCAAAGCACGGTAAATCTCTTCCGGCTTGGTCTGCAATGTGCAGCCCATAAGCAAACCGGTCAAATCCGTGTCAACTAAAATGGACCGGTTGCCATTCCACCAATCTAAAGCGAGCAAACCGGTTGCCCCCGGTTTATAAGCAGCAGCTCTCTGCTCCAGCCAGTCGTGTACGCTGACCCCTTCTTGTGCTGCGGCTTCTTGCACGTAGGCCGGAACCGCCTGTTCCACAAACCAGGCGAAGATATCGCCAACCGCAGACTGGCCTGCTTCGTAACCAAAATAACCAGGAATAATGCCATCTTCCACAACACCGCACATGCCTTCAACATGCACTTCTTCTGTTCCAAGCAGCATGTGACAGATGGAGGTGCCCATCACCATCACCATTTTGCCTGGTGTGACCACACCGACACCTGGGACTGCAGCATGGGCATCAACATTGCCGACGGCAACAGCTGTTCCCGGATTCAACCCCATAAGCTCAGCCATCTCTCCAGTCAATTCTCCGGCCTTGGTTCCAAGCGAAACAATATCGCCGCGCAGTTTGGTATCGGTCAAATACTCTAATCTGGGATCAAGAGCTTTAAAAAATGCCCGGCTCGGGTAACCCTCCTGCTTATGCCAGATGGATTTGTAACCCGCAGTGCAACTGTTGCGGAGGATATGGCCGGTCATTTTAAAGATCACCCAATCCGTGGCTTCCAGAAAAAGATCAGTATGTTCATAAACTTCAGGCGCTTCATTTAAGATTTGCCAAATTTTCGCGATCATCCACTCCGAGGAAATCTTTCCGCCGTATCTGGGCAGAAACTTCTCCCCCCGTTGTTCTGCTATGCTGTTAAGCTCATTTGCTTCATCCTGGGCCGCGTGATGCTTCCACAACTTG
This Caldalkalibacillus uzonensis DNA region includes the following protein-coding sequences:
- a CDS encoding carbohydrate ABC transporter permease, with the translated sequence MEKVMSNKKIIAIYVLPALTLILALVYIPIVMTGYYGLMKWNGIGSMEFIGLTNYAKLIKDPMFWTSVRHSFLLALFSVLSLIGYLLVALVLAGQIKGANLLRKIYLIPMLLSSVAIAQLWLKIYHPTNGVLNRFLASLGIDNTPEWLANPSLVLYAIFIPILWQYAGFYILIYYAALKNIPSSLIEAARIDGANPLQIALKIKIPLIAGVIKVTVILAVIGSLKYFDLIYVMTGGGPNGASEVVASYMYNQAFNRLDFGYGSAIGFFLLLMCLVLTWLIRKLSASDEETQYS
- a CDS encoding extracellular solute-binding protein, which codes for MLMIRWSKLVLFLSVLVALLAGCSGNSENAVENGSATEEGSGSDGSITIHFMHLWPQGSSKQHNMIVNDIIDQYQQENPHVTIVQEVLENEQYKDKLKVLSASNQLPDIGMTWAAGFLKPYVEGNLFAPLDDILAEGLKDMFVPGTTEAYAVGEHTYALPLELNIVPLYYNKAIFDQYGLEEPETYEDFKHVVQTLAENGIAPVALGNRDRWTGSLWYMYLADRIGGPEVLNKAINRSGSFEDPALVEAAEKVQELVQMNAFVRGFNGLANDEAKSEFINEQAAMYLMGTWELPDYTTNESVPHSFRDSVGFLKFPLVEGGNGNVNSWVGGPGVGLFVAENSQVKEEAKKFVRFFVEKWGEQSVTEAGVIPATKVDTSQMDLPQLYIDVLNELNQAENITLFADVQMSPGVADTHLNLIQSLFGLEVTPEEYAKQHEEALAQEE
- a CDS encoding sugar-binding protein, with the protein product MTATKIVEGGYIVEAAIRLDAIQPEEGTVIGFDFQVNDDADGNGVRDAVATWNDP
- a CDS encoding YesL family protein; this translates as MELTGFMGVLFRICEWIMRLAYAQLLWLIFTLAGLGVLGFFPATAALFSVTRKWIMKQTEIPIFKHFWQIYKNDFFTANAVGYIMGIIGFALYFYLFLFQSMEGSLSIILTVLTIMLGIIYLMTLLFIMPVFVHYDLKVLQFVKYAFIIAVSSPLHAVLMAAAVAAVYYLLTVFHGLIPFFSMSVLSYLLMWIAMLSFDRLRNKQENKNA
- the araA gene encoding L-arabinose isomerase, encoding MLESKPYEFWFVTGSQHLYGPEALEEVEAHSRLIVEGLNQDPQIPFKLVFKPVLTTPDAIHRLCVEANADETCAGLITWMHTFSPAKMWIAGLNELKKPLLHLHTQFNRDIPWDNIDMDFMNLNQAAHGDREYGFIGARMGMARKVVVGYWEDAQVRSRLGAWMRTAVAFTEGRHLKVARFGDNMREVAVTEGDKVEAQVQFGWSVNGYGVGDLVARIKDVSAAEVNQLLDEYETLYDIVPEGQREGSVREAIREQARIELGLKAFLEEGNFQAFTTTFEDLHGLKQLPGLAVQRLMAAGYGFGAEGDWKTAALVRIMKIIGAGEGTSFMEDYTYHLEPGHELVLGAHMLEVCPTIAGHRPRLEVHPLSIGGKEDPARLVFDGREGPAVNASLIDLGHRFRLVINEVDAVNPGKAMPKLPVARILWKPHPSFHESAEAWILAGGAHHTCFSFAVTTEQLVDWAEMAGIEYVIIDKQTQPLKLRHELRLNDMAWRLR
- a CDS encoding ribulokinase; amino-acid sequence: MSSKFAIGIDFGTESGRAVLVDLSDGTELGEHVTPYPHGVIDEQLPGSGVKLEPDWALQHPGDYIEVLKQSVPAVIKQSGVNLADVIGIGIDFTACTMLPVDGNGEPLCFKAEWKNNPHSWVKLWKHHAAQDEANELNSIAEQRGEKFLPRYGGKISSEWMIAKIWQILNEAPEVYEHTDLFLEATDWVIFKMTGHILRNSCTAGYKSIWHKQEGYPSRAFFKALDPRLEYLTDTKLRGDIVSLGTKAGELTGEMAELMGLNPGTAVAVGNVDAHAAVPGVGVVTPGKMVMVMGTSICHMLLGTEEVHVEGMCGVVEDGIIPGYFGYEAGQSAVGDIFAWFVEQAVPAYVQEAAAQEGVSVHDWLEQRAAAYKPGATGLLALDWWNGNRSILVDTDLTGLLMGCTLQTKPEEIYRALLEATAFGTRKIIDAFQAKGVSVNELYACGGLPQKNSLLMQIYADVTNREIKVAASKQTPAVGAAMFGAVAAGKEKGGYASIVEAAQKMARVREETYKPVPEHVAVYEKLYQEYNRLHDYFGRGENQVMKRLKAIKEEVWQGN